The following are from one region of the Nitrospirae bacterium YQR-1 genome:
- the rpsG gene encoding 30S ribosomal protein S7, producing FKSSIENVKPLIEVKPRRVGGATYQVPVEIRPQRRLALAFRWIINYARGRNEKTMTDRLAGELVDAFNNVGSSIKKKEDTHKMAEANKAFAHYRW from the coding sequence GTTTAAGTCATCTATAGAGAATGTTAAGCCTCTGATAGAAGTGAAACCGCGGAGAGTCGGCGGGGCGACCTATCAGGTGCCTGTGGAGATAAGGCCACAGAGAAGGCTGGCGTTGGCTTTCAGATGGATAATAAATTATGCTCGCGGACGAAATGAGAAAACCATGACAGATAGGCTTGCAGGTGAGCTTGTTGATGCTTTCAACAACGTGGGCAGTTCGATAAAAAAGAAAGAAGATACTCATAAAATGGCAGAGGCAAACAAAGCGTTTGCCCACTACAGGTGGTAA